One genomic window of Candidatus Zixiibacteriota bacterium includes the following:
- a CDS encoding isochorismate synthase — MTRAVSKAVGAETVAQLIEALARLQSRRTAPAGESLLLYRLEFELEQSDPLIWLAAQPHREKVYWQDRDRELCTAAVGAADSLQATKHDELPDMMRRASSVLVHAPSGTRYFGGLRFDSGRAESECDPLWESFPAARLVLPRFEVISDRGRHYLTCNVFERELGQAALAEIIESARQLRFEPAIYQPEALSIAERGDSPEKVQWQRQINRALELFAKGKSEKLVLARKTSLLARTLPDPWLLLAKLREQSDQCFIYGYAPGRGAAFIGASPERLYRRDHRELQTEAIAGTRPRGYNAQTDNVLAAALADSAKERREHEIVVEGILDGLETICENYSLVESRASLRLQALQHLVSRIRGQLRHGVDDLQIITALHPTPAVGGFPAREAVALLSEFEAFDRGWYAGPFGWLAKDRAEFAVAIRSALVCERRIDLFAGAGIVPGSEADSEWDEIEHKLRAFLGLFDLEAR, encoded by the coding sequence GTGACTCGCGCGGTAAGCAAAGCAGTCGGCGCGGAAACAGTCGCGCAGCTTATCGAGGCGCTCGCCAGATTGCAAAGCAGGCGAACGGCTCCCGCTGGCGAATCACTTCTGCTGTACCGTCTTGAATTCGAGCTGGAACAGTCAGATCCGCTCATCTGGCTCGCCGCACAGCCGCACCGCGAGAAGGTGTACTGGCAGGATCGCGACCGGGAGTTATGCACGGCCGCGGTGGGAGCGGCGGATTCGCTCCAGGCCACGAAACACGACGAATTGCCGGACATGATGCGGCGGGCCTCCTCAGTCCTGGTTCATGCCCCGAGCGGGACACGGTACTTTGGGGGCTTGCGGTTCGACTCGGGCCGCGCCGAGTCCGAGTGCGATCCACTCTGGGAGAGTTTTCCCGCCGCCCGGCTGGTGCTGCCCAGATTCGAGGTAATATCCGATCGCGGGCGGCATTATCTCACCTGTAACGTTTTCGAGAGAGAGCTTGGCCAGGCCGCGCTTGCCGAGATAATAGAGTCGGCGAGACAACTGCGATTCGAACCGGCGATTTATCAGCCCGAAGCACTCTCGATTGCGGAGAGGGGTGATTCGCCGGAGAAAGTCCAGTGGCAGCGCCAGATTAACCGTGCCCTTGAGCTTTTCGCGAAAGGCAAGAGCGAGAAATTGGTTCTGGCCCGAAAGACATCGCTGTTAGCGAGGACCCTCCCCGACCCATGGCTGCTGCTCGCCAAACTTCGCGAGCAGAGCGACCAGTGCTTTATATACGGCTATGCCCCCGGCCGGGGCGCAGCATTCATTGGTGCGTCGCCAGAGCGGCTGTACCGCCGTGATCACAGGGAACTCCAAACTGAGGCGATTGCCGGCACGCGCCCGAGGGGCTACAACGCACAAACCGACAACGTGCTCGCCGCCGCGCTCGCGGATTCGGCCAAGGAGCGTCGCGAGCATGAGATTGTGGTCGAGGGAATTCTCGACGGGTTGGAGACTATCTGCGAAAACTATTCACTGGTCGAGTCTCGCGCTTCACTGAGGCTGCAGGCACTACAGCATCTCGTCAGCCGTATACGGGGACAGCTCAGGCACGGCGTGGACGACCTTCAGATCATAACTGCGCTTCATCCCACTCCCGCAGTCGGCGGCTTTCCCGCGCGGGAAGCTGTTGCTCTGCTGAGCGAGTTCGAAGCGTTTGACCGTGGCTGGTATGCCGGGCCGTTCGGCTGGCTGGCAAAAGACCGCGCCGAATTCGCGGTGGCGATCCGCTCCGCCCTGGTGTGCGAGAGGCGAATCGACTTGTTCGCCGGCGCCGGAATTGTCCCCGGTTCCGAGGCCGACTCGGAATGGGATGAGATCGAGCATAAGCTCCGCGCGTTCCTCGGCCTGTTCGATCTCGAGGCGCGATGA
- a CDS encoding TonB-dependent receptor gives MNLVASIGKTAPALTEFTDSKQLTVPMLGGMRRRCQLILLSALICLAVSSQAWADDSTLVRTGKISGRVIDAVTKVPVVGASVVIVGQPFGSATDDNGGFTLVAVPVGSYSLRCSAVAYDAVVKTDIIVRPKRVTFVEAALPPRTVEVDSIQVTSSYFTSDRAQPTSSTGFNGEEVRRAPGSAGDVSRIIALLPSIAKTNDQMNSLVVRGGTPTECGFYIDNIEIPNINHFPLPGSSGGPISLVNVDFVRNVSFSAGGFGASYGDRLSAIMDLEFREGNREEFDSQLDLNFAGFGLVGEGPISWGAGSWMLSVRRSYLDLLVDAIGTGVAPRYSDYQGKVVYDLGRSHRLSLLAIVGKDFINFDSAQSADDGNIVYGTYKGYELSTGVNWRYLWPGNGYSNTSLSVLSTDFDGEFWETNTGGWLTEEATRETAVQLRNVNVVMLSERHPLEFGLESKYYFNNYDIYVTEYTDPLGGIQPELNMDLPVQSPRFGGFASLTVTLSDRLTVTGGLRYDYLRYNRHGHVSPRFAFDFRLGPRTNLTGATGTYNQHLPLILLAQWPQNKRLSDPQADHFILGLHQLLAENTRMTVETYYKGYTGFPVDTLQPQLFVVDELTYRGFFGNYPSLVDDGRARSYGVEVTVQKKLVAGTYGLASIGWARAEYRGLDGLWRSRVYDNRFVASVEGGYRLNNRWEFSTRWIYAGGPPYTPLDLDLSRLWNRSVLDSDRVNRERMPAYHSLNLRVDRTFSFNKSNLVVYFSVWNAYNRRNVAQYYWNGAKQRQDILYQWSLLPVFGLEYEF, from the coding sequence ATGAATCTGGTCGCGTCGATCGGGAAAACAGCACCCGCACTTACTGAGTTTACGGACTCGAAACAACTGACTGTTCCAATGCTCGGGGGGATGCGCCGGCGCTGTCAGCTCATACTGCTATCGGCACTTATCTGCCTGGCGGTATCGTCACAGGCGTGGGCTGATGACTCTACACTGGTCAGGACAGGGAAGATCTCCGGACGAGTGATCGATGCCGTCACGAAGGTACCGGTGGTTGGAGCCTCGGTAGTAATTGTCGGTCAACCCTTCGGCTCTGCCACTGACGACAACGGCGGATTCACGCTAGTTGCGGTACCGGTTGGAAGTTACAGCCTGAGATGCAGCGCCGTTGCCTATGACGCAGTGGTAAAGACCGACATAATCGTGCGGCCGAAACGAGTGACTTTTGTCGAGGCGGCTCTCCCACCCCGTACTGTCGAAGTAGACAGCATCCAGGTGACCTCGAGCTACTTCACGTCCGACCGAGCGCAGCCGACCAGCAGCACCGGATTCAACGGCGAGGAAGTGCGCCGCGCGCCCGGCTCAGCCGGTGACGTCAGCCGCATTATTGCCCTCTTGCCGAGCATCGCCAAGACCAACGACCAGATGAACAGCCTGGTGGTCCGCGGCGGCACCCCCACCGAATGCGGATTCTATATCGACAACATTGAGATCCCCAACATCAATCACTTTCCGCTGCCGGGGTCCTCGGGCGGCCCGATCAGCCTGGTCAACGTGGATTTTGTGAGGAATGTTTCGTTCTCGGCCGGAGGTTTCGGAGCGAGTTACGGTGATCGGCTCTCGGCGATTATGGATCTGGAGTTTCGCGAGGGTAACCGGGAGGAATTCGACTCTCAGCTTGACCTGAACTTCGCCGGTTTCGGCCTCGTGGGCGAGGGCCCGATCAGCTGGGGAGCAGGATCATGGATGCTCTCGGTGCGGCGGAGCTATCTCGACCTGCTGGTTGACGCGATCGGGACAGGCGTGGCCCCGCGCTACAGCGACTACCAGGGCAAGGTCGTGTACGATCTTGGCCGCTCGCACCGGTTGTCGTTGCTCGCTATCGTGGGGAAGGACTTCATAAATTTCGATTCCGCCCAGTCCGCCGACGACGGCAATATCGTCTACGGCACCTACAAGGGGTATGAGCTTAGTACCGGGGTCAACTGGCGGTACCTCTGGCCCGGGAACGGGTACAGCAACACTTCGCTTTCGGTCCTTTCGACCGATTTCGATGGAGAATTCTGGGAGACCAACACGGGCGGTTGGCTGACCGAAGAGGCCACCCGGGAAACGGCCGTACAGTTAAGAAACGTAAACGTGGTAATGCTTTCTGAGAGACATCCCCTGGAATTCGGCCTGGAAAGTAAGTACTACTTCAACAACTACGACATTTATGTCACTGAGTATACTGATCCCCTCGGCGGTATTCAGCCGGAACTTAACATGGACTTACCGGTTCAGTCGCCGCGCTTCGGCGGCTTCGCGAGCCTGACCGTCACTTTGTCTGATCGTCTGACCGTTACCGGCGGCCTACGGTACGACTACCTCAGGTATAACCGTCACGGCCACGTCTCGCCGCGGTTTGCCTTCGATTTTCGACTCGGTCCGCGAACCAATCTGACCGGAGCGACAGGCACTTACAACCAGCACCTCCCCCTCATTCTACTGGCGCAGTGGCCCCAGAACAAACGGCTGAGTGACCCGCAGGCCGACCATTTCATTCTCGGCCTGCACCAACTCCTGGCTGAGAACACCCGAATGACCGTGGAGACATACTACAAGGGATACACCGGCTTCCCGGTCGATACCTTACAGCCTCAGCTCTTTGTTGTCGATGAGCTCACCTACCGGGGCTTTTTCGGAAACTACCCAAGTCTGGTCGATGATGGTCGCGCCCGCTCCTACGGTGTTGAAGTCACCGTTCAAAAGAAACTGGTCGCCGGTACTTACGGGCTGGCGAGTATCGGATGGGCCAGGGCCGAGTACCGCGGGCTTGACGGCCTATGGAGAAGCAGGGTTTATGACAACCGATTCGTAGCCTCGGTCGAAGGCGGGTATCGCCTTAACAACCGCTGGGAATTCAGCACCCGCTGGATATATGCCGGCGGTCCGCCGTACACCCCGCTTGACCTCGACCTCTCCCGACTCTGGAATCGGTCGGTGCTCGACAGCGACCGGGTCAACCGCGAACGTATGCCCGCTTACCACTCGCTGAACCTGCGCGTCGACCGGACCTTCAGCTTCAACAAATCAAACCTGGTCGTCTATTTCTCGGTCTGGAACGCGTACAACCGACGCAACGTCGCGCAATACTACTGGAACGGCGCAAAGCAGCGCCAGGATATCCTGTACCAGTGGAGCCTGCTGCCGGTTTTCGGCCTCGAGTACGAGTTCTGA
- the ubiE gene encoding bifunctional demethylmenaquinone methyltransferase/2-methoxy-6-polyprenyl-1,4-benzoquinol methylase UbiE, with product MTKDQPETQPSGLPRLSRHQVWKMFDRIAGRYDLLNHLLSAGLDYRWRAEVARMLPSGLSLAVLDLACGTGDQLIALAKTGRVSRGNGLDLAEQMLAIGRAKIKRQKLDQVLELQIGDAEKLAFDDNAFDTVTISFGIRNMTDTRRTLAEMLRVLKPRGRALILEFSVPPSPLVRGSYMFYLRHVMPRLGALISGDSTAYRYLSETIETFPYGDAFCGMMREAGFAQVNATTLTGGIVTIYSGDKS from the coding sequence ATGACCAAGGACCAACCCGAGACACAGCCCTCCGGCCTGCCGCGACTGTCGCGACACCAGGTTTGGAAGATGTTTGACCGGATAGCCGGACGGTACGACCTTCTGAACCATCTGCTGTCCGCCGGGCTGGACTATCGCTGGCGCGCGGAGGTGGCCAGGATGCTGCCGTCGGGCCTGTCGCTCGCGGTGCTTGATCTGGCCTGCGGGACCGGCGATCAGCTTATCGCCCTGGCGAAGACGGGAAGAGTGAGCCGCGGGAATGGGCTGGATCTGGCCGAGCAGATGCTGGCTATCGGCCGCGCGAAGATCAAGCGGCAGAAACTCGACCAGGTGCTGGAACTACAGATCGGCGACGCGGAGAAGCTCGCCTTTGACGACAATGCATTTGACACGGTCACGATTTCCTTTGGTATTCGCAACATGACCGACACGCGCCGGACTCTGGCAGAGATGCTGCGCGTGCTGAAACCGCGAGGCCGCGCTCTGATTCTCGAGTTCTCGGTGCCACCAAGCCCGCTCGTGCGTGGGTCGTACATGTTCTATCTGCGACATGTCATGCCCCGGCTGGGAGCGCTGATCTCCGGCGACTCCACCGCCTACCGGTACCTCAGCGAAACGATAGAGACGTTTCCTTATGGCGACGCTTTTTGCGGGATGATGCGGGAAGCAGGATTCGCGCAGGTAAACGCCACGACGCTGACAGGCGGTATTGTCACGATCTACAGTGGAGACAAGTCGTGA